In Pseudovibrio brasiliensis, the following are encoded in one genomic region:
- a CDS encoding NADH-quinone oxidoreductase subunit A — MEDLLREYIPIVVFIGVALVIGLALLIAPFIVAFKNPDSEKLSAYECGFNAFDDARMKFDIRFYLVSILFIIFDLEVAFLFPWAVAFGDLGWFGFVSMMIFLGVLTIGFIYEWKKGALEWD; from the coding sequence ATGGAAGACCTCCTCAGGGAGTACATCCCGATTGTCGTCTTTATCGGTGTTGCCCTCGTTATTGGCCTCGCGCTTCTCATCGCCCCGTTCATTGTTGCTTTCAAGAACCCAGATTCTGAAAAGCTCTCTGCTTACGAGTGTGGTTTCAACGCTTTTGATGACGCGCGTATGAAATTCGACATCCGGTTTTATCTGGTATCGATCCTCTTCATCATCTTTGACCTCGAAGTTGCTTTCCTCTTCCCATGGGCTGTTGCCTTTGGTGATCTGGGTTGGTTTGGCTTCGTCTCCATGATGATCTTCCTGGGCGTGCTCACGATTGGGTTCATCTATGAATGGAAGAAGGGAGCACTGGAATGGGATTGA